In Paenibacillus sp. J23TS9, a single genomic region encodes these proteins:
- a CDS encoding histidine kinase, translating to MLRRLRSLVQYFIQRLEHYSLQQRLFFSYIIIILIPSIVFSLIIFRQLNESFTKEVMRKSESSIEIEKTNIRNNMETMERAVQLVLSDRDVMYYLDRSSEPDTSELIEFSNTTVNNILRLQFNNPDIEHIRIFSDNPFISEIWPVFLKESRVQIEPWHEELNRLDGAGLWQISERDKEPIHNLILDEKEFRQKMSLLRELEYPKGKHVGLIQIDMLLTSFFPSTYKIHDSDQSQMLIMNDTGRLYYADDHPLLTVTDLADAKLNEKLYHTDEKTLSHFKLSLSGKPYLVVYTYIDSIQAYVVHMTSMQAVLAELNNTRNTILLVNVILIAILSVSTFFLNSLILKKLRQLTLSMKKIRLGDFNIQLPVGGGSEVGELTHHFRKMINKINELIADAVNKQSATKEAELKTLKNQIDSHFLYNTLENIKMMAEVEDQRPISDALTSLGSMMRYNLRWSSEYVRLREEMNHIRHYIALMNLRFDQRIYFHTELQEQDLDLEVLKMSLQPIIENAVKHGLRSSASGNEDLNISLRTCAVNRTQVIVIEDDGAGMSSEKTMLLNNKIRSLESDDPVTSLIETSASPHGMRSGNGIGLRNVHQRLQLFYGHEYGLWVESEEGKYTRVMMKIPYFNLNGGVS from the coding sequence TTGCTCAGACGCTTACGCTCATTGGTACAGTATTTCATACAAAGGCTCGAGCATTATTCACTGCAGCAGCGCCTTTTTTTCTCCTATATCATCATCATTTTGATTCCGAGTATTGTGTTCTCACTGATTATTTTCAGGCAGCTGAATGAAAGCTTCACCAAAGAAGTGATGCGCAAAAGCGAAAGTTCGATCGAAATCGAGAAAACCAACATCAGGAACAATATGGAGACGATGGAACGGGCAGTGCAGTTGGTTCTTTCCGATCGTGATGTCATGTATTATCTCGACCGCTCAAGTGAGCCGGATACATCAGAGCTGATTGAGTTCAGCAATACTACCGTGAATAATATTTTGCGGCTCCAATTCAATAATCCGGATATTGAGCATATCCGCATTTTCTCGGATAATCCGTTCATCAGCGAGATTTGGCCGGTTTTTTTGAAAGAAAGCCGCGTTCAAATTGAGCCCTGGCATGAGGAGCTGAACCGTCTGGATGGGGCTGGTTTATGGCAAATTTCCGAGCGGGATAAGGAACCCATTCATAATCTCATTCTGGATGAAAAAGAATTCCGCCAGAAAATGTCCCTGCTTCGAGAACTTGAATATCCAAAAGGAAAACATGTGGGCTTGATTCAGATTGATATGCTGCTGACTAGTTTTTTTCCGAGTACCTATAAGATTCACGATAGCGATCAATCACAAATGCTCATTATGAATGACACCGGACGGTTGTATTACGCTGACGATCATCCCCTGCTCACCGTCACTGATCTTGCTGATGCGAAGCTTAATGAGAAGCTTTACCATACAGACGAGAAAACCTTGTCCCACTTTAAACTGAGCTTGTCCGGCAAGCCTTATCTCGTCGTTTATACGTACATAGACAGCATCCAGGCGTACGTGGTGCATATGACATCCATGCAGGCCGTGCTGGCTGAGCTGAATAACACACGCAATACCATTTTGCTCGTGAATGTAATCCTGATTGCGATCCTGTCTGTTTCCACCTTTTTTCTCAATTCACTGATTTTGAAAAAATTGCGGCAGCTGACGCTTTCCATGAAAAAAATCCGCCTCGGCGATTTCAACATCCAGCTCCCGGTGGGCGGGGGCAGCGAAGTCGGTGAGCTCACCCATCACTTCCGAAAAATGATCAACAAGATCAATGAATTAATTGCCGATGCGGTCAATAAGCAATCCGCTACGAAAGAAGCCGAGCTGAAAACACTGAAGAATCAGATCGATTCCCATTTTCTTTACAACACGCTGGAAAATATCAAAATGATGGCCGAGGTGGAAGATCAGCGGCCCATATCTGACGCATTGACCTCTCTTGGAAGCATGATGCGTTATAACCTGAGATGGAGCAGTGAATATGTGCGTTTGCGTGAGGAAATGAATCATATCCGCCATTATATTGCTTTGATGAACCTGCGTTTCGACCAGCGGATTTATTTCCATACGGAACTGCAGGAGCAGGATCTCGACCTTGAGGTTCTGAAAATGTCCCTGCAGCCAATCATTGAAAATGCGGTTAAACACGGCCTGCGCAGCAGTGCTTCAGGCAATGAAGATTTGAATATTTCGCTAAGAACCTGTGCCGTCAACCGGACACAGGTCATTGTCATTGAAGATGACGGAGCCGGAATGTCATCAGAGAAGACCATGCTGTTAAACAATAAAATCCGTTCCTTGGAGTCGGATGATCCGGTTACCTCATTGATTGAGACAAGTGCTTCTCCACACGGCATGCGTAGCGGCAACGGCATCGGCTTACGCAATGTTCACCAGAGGCTGCAGCTATTCTACGGCCATGAGTACGGCTTGTGGGTCGAGAGTGAGGAAGGAAAATACACGCGGGTTATGATGAAAATCCCCTACTTCAACTTGAATGGAGGCGTATCCTGA
- a CDS encoding extracellular solute-binding protein yields the protein MRKSYFRKSSILLVAFTLMLSLAACGGSSKDEPKAAEQPENKTEPAAETKTVSADEPGWKADTSPITFDWYLNFSWFANKWGVDPTSQYVTKKTGVNLNFIVPAGNENEKLNTMIASGSLPDFITLGWWEDGVKSMIEGDLVLPLNKLADEYDPYFMKVADPAKMSWYKQDDGNTYVYPNSSSSPKDFEKYSGEYLSNQTFLVRKDMYEALGKPDMRTPEGFLNALKAAKEKFPQVEGQPLIPFGLTEFGDTGNGSLEGYLQNFLAIPYEKDGKLYDRTTDPEYIRWLKTFRQANEQGLLAKDVFIDKRPQMEEKMAQGRYFAMMYQRSDLTAQENALYAKDPNSVYIAVDGPANSKLDPPTLAGPGISGWTVTLISKKVKDKARAISFLEYLISEEGQKDLFLGEKGVSYDNIDGKDQFKPEVLELLNKDRSAFDKKYGSSLTFWMMQDTNMILQWQPQSVEPFKQMEDWTKGKTKSFSQYDNINPTGNSEEGVASNKIAQTWGKTLPKLLLSKSDEEFDKTFSDFLEKRDKAGFDKVEAFKQTKFEDNVNKLQEFLK from the coding sequence ATGAGAAAAAGCTATTTCCGCAAAAGCAGCATACTGCTCGTTGCTTTCACACTGATGCTGTCGCTCGCCGCATGCGGCGGTTCTTCCAAGGATGAGCCCAAAGCGGCGGAGCAGCCGGAAAACAAAACCGAACCTGCAGCTGAAACGAAAACGGTATCAGCAGATGAGCCGGGCTGGAAGGCCGACACATCACCGATCACATTTGACTGGTATTTGAACTTCTCCTGGTTCGCCAACAAATGGGGTGTGGATCCGACCTCCCAATATGTTACGAAGAAAACCGGCGTCAATCTTAACTTTATCGTGCCTGCCGGCAACGAAAACGAGAAGCTGAACACTATGATCGCTTCCGGAAGTCTGCCTGACTTCATTACGCTCGGCTGGTGGGAAGACGGCGTGAAATCGATGATCGAAGGCGATCTGGTGCTCCCGCTGAATAAACTTGCGGATGAGTATGATCCTTACTTTATGAAGGTGGCCGATCCGGCCAAGATGTCTTGGTACAAACAGGATGACGGCAATACGTATGTTTATCCGAACTCTTCCTCTTCGCCAAAGGATTTCGAAAAATATTCGGGGGAATATCTGTCGAACCAAACATTCCTGGTCCGTAAGGATATGTATGAGGCGCTCGGCAAACCGGATATGCGCACGCCGGAAGGCTTCCTGAACGCGCTTAAAGCCGCGAAGGAAAAATTCCCTCAGGTGGAAGGCCAGCCGCTGATTCCATTCGGTCTGACCGAATTCGGCGACACGGGCAATGGCAGCCTTGAAGGCTATCTGCAGAACTTCCTGGCTATTCCGTATGAAAAAGACGGCAAGCTGTACGACCGCACGACCGATCCGGAATATATCCGTTGGCTGAAAACCTTCCGTCAGGCTAACGAGCAAGGCTTGCTCGCTAAGGATGTCTTTATCGACAAGCGTCCGCAAATGGAAGAAAAAATGGCCCAAGGACGCTACTTCGCCATGATGTACCAGCGCAGCGACCTGACGGCTCAGGAGAACGCTTTGTACGCGAAAGATCCAAATTCCGTTTACATCGCGGTTGACGGCCCTGCCAACTCGAAGCTGGATCCGCCTACCTTGGCTGGCCCTGGCATCTCCGGTTGGACGGTAACGCTGATCTCGAAAAAAGTAAAAGACAAAGCCAGAGCCATCAGCTTCCTGGAATACCTGATCAGTGAAGAAGGCCAAAAGGACCTCTTCCTCGGTGAAAAAGGCGTCAGCTATGACAACATTGACGGCAAAGACCAGTTTAAGCCTGAAGTGCTGGAGCTGCTGAACAAAGACCGCTCTGCTTTTGACAAAAAATACGGTTCCTCCCTCACCTTCTGGATGATGCAGGATACAAACATGATTTTGCAATGGCAGCCGCAAAGCGTCGAACCATTCAAGCAAATGGAAGACTGGACCAAAGGTAAAACGAAGAGCTTCTCCCAATACGATAATATTAATCCGACAGGCAATTCTGAGGAAGGCGTCGCCAGCAATAAAATTGCTCAAACCTGGGGTAAAACGCTGCCGAAGCTTCTGCTCAGCAAATCGGATGAAGAATTCGATAAAACCTTCAGTGATTTCCTCGAAAAGCGGGATAAAGCAGGCTTCGATAAAGTTGAAGCCTTCAAGCAAACCAAGTTTGAGGATAACGTAAACAAGCTTCAGGAGTTTCTGAAATAA
- a CDS encoding carbohydrate ABC transporter permease — MLKLNRRTAGDATFDAINVIIMLAVCFVTLYPIWYVLVNSFNEGQDAMRGGIYWWPRVFSIESYQAVFKSSGIMTAMGVTVAKTLLGTALHVFFTAMVAYAFSRRELVGQKVYILLGTVTLFFNGGLIPYYLLIRDLHLLDNFLVYIIPAMFNFFDLIIFMTFFREIPDGLEEAARIDGANDLSIFVRIIIPVSMPVIATIALFHGVYQWNDYFTGMIYINNMDLQPIQTYLYRIVAQSSSNQMAAAMPGGISKNVTSQSIKLATMVVTTMPIVLAYPFLQKYFVKGLMIGSIKG; from the coding sequence ATGCTTAAACTGAATCGAAGAACCGCCGGGGATGCAACGTTTGATGCCATCAACGTGATTATCATGCTTGCGGTATGCTTTGTCACTCTCTACCCGATCTGGTATGTGCTGGTTAACTCCTTCAATGAAGGACAAGATGCCATGCGGGGTGGAATTTACTGGTGGCCGCGTGTATTCAGTATCGAGAGCTATCAAGCGGTATTCAAGAGCAGCGGTATTATGACAGCGATGGGTGTAACGGTTGCCAAGACGCTGCTGGGCACAGCCCTACATGTGTTTTTCACCGCCATGGTTGCCTACGCCTTCTCTCGTAGGGAGCTCGTTGGGCAGAAGGTGTATATCTTACTCGGTACAGTGACGCTGTTCTTCAACGGAGGCCTGATTCCTTATTATCTGCTCATCCGTGATTTGCATTTACTGGATAACTTCTTAGTCTATATCATCCCGGCTATGTTCAACTTTTTTGACCTAATCATATTCATGACATTCTTCCGGGAGATTCCAGATGGCCTGGAAGAGGCCGCAAGAATTGACGGTGCCAATGATTTGTCGATCTTTGTTCGTATTATTATTCCGGTATCCATGCCCGTAATCGCTACCATTGCCCTCTTTCACGGGGTATATCAATGGAACGATTACTTCACCGGCATGATTTATATCAATAATATGGACCTGCAGCCGATCCAGACGTATTTGTACCGGATCGTTGCCCAGTCCAGTTCGAATCAGATGGCCGCTGCGATGCCTGGCGGAATATCAAAAAACGTTACGTCGCAATCCATTAAGCTGGCTACCATGGTTGTTACGACCATGCCAATTGTTCTTGCCTATCCATTCCTGCAGAAATATTTTGTTAAAGGACTCATGATCGGTTCGATAAAAGGATAG
- a CDS encoding sugar ABC transporter permease yields MSAKLGAELTQPQPHISEGKQRTLLRRLLNQKYLQVMALLGVAWIIIFSYIPMYGVIIAFKQYVITHSISDAPWVGLENFKAFLDDDELPKVIWNTLGMSFFKLLIGFPLPILFALFLNELRSLRLKKAVQTISYLPHFLSWVILGGILATWLADVGIINHILMGLHIIKEPISYLAEPSYFWSIIITSDIWKELGWSAIIYLAAIAGVSPDLYEAATIDGAGRFQKMWYVTLPGIKGTVSILFILAISGVLNSNFDQILVLRNSLNESASNVIDIYVYQTGLVNSRYSYSAAVGLIKSLIALVLLLIANSVSKKLNETSLF; encoded by the coding sequence ATGAGTGCCAAACTAGGCGCTGAGCTCACGCAGCCCCAACCCCATATCTCTGAAGGCAAACAGAGAACATTGCTGCGAAGGCTGCTCAATCAGAAATATTTGCAGGTGATGGCACTGCTCGGCGTCGCCTGGATCATTATTTTTAGTTACATACCCATGTACGGGGTCATTATCGCATTCAAACAGTACGTTATCACCCATTCCATATCTGATGCACCATGGGTAGGACTTGAAAACTTCAAAGCTTTTCTGGATGACGATGAACTGCCGAAAGTCATATGGAACACGCTCGGCATGAGTTTTTTTAAGCTTCTCATCGGATTTCCTCTTCCGATTCTGTTTGCACTGTTTCTGAATGAACTGAGGTCACTCCGTCTGAAGAAGGCGGTCCAGACGATCTCGTATCTGCCCCATTTTCTGTCCTGGGTTATTCTTGGCGGTATACTTGCTACTTGGCTCGCGGATGTCGGGATTATCAATCACATCCTCATGGGTCTCCACATCATCAAGGAGCCTATCAGTTATCTTGCAGAGCCCAGCTATTTCTGGAGCATCATTATTACCTCGGATATCTGGAAGGAGCTTGGATGGTCGGCGATCATCTATCTCGCAGCCATAGCCGGAGTGTCACCCGACCTGTATGAAGCAGCCACCATCGACGGTGCAGGGCGTTTTCAGAAAATGTGGTATGTGACTCTACCGGGCATCAAGGGAACGGTCTCGATTCTTTTCATCTTGGCAATCAGTGGCGTTCTGAATTCGAACTTCGACCAGATCCTGGTACTTCGCAACTCGCTAAATGAAAGCGCGAGCAATGTTATCGACATCTACGTGTATCAAACAGGCCTCGTGAACAGCAGATATTCCTATTCGGCGGCCGTCGGGTTAATCAAATCGCTCATTGCATTGGTACTGCTTCTGATCGCCAATTCTGTATCCAAAAAGTTAAATGAAACATCCCTATTCTGA